CTGCAGGCTGAGCATTGCCTATCAATCCTCAAAGTCTGTGAGCTAATTTTACAACAGAATTAGTTTTTTAATCTCAAGAATTAACATTTGAAAATCATAAATCATTGGATACTTTGGTAATCACACCACTCTCCACTGTCAGCACGCTTTCTCGCCAATCTTCTTGAGAGGGATGAGTGCTCCAAAGATGATCTGGAAGTTTGCAGTAACCCGGCGATCCCATCGATCTTCACCGAAGCCTGTACCAACGGAAACTACGTAGAGGTAAAACTATGTAATAAACCTTGCTGCTCTTTAATGCTACAAGAGTGCCATTACGTCTGACTTGGTTTTagctttactgtttttcttACGCGTTTTGGAGAAAGTTTTACCTTTTCAACTCTTACAAAAGCCAGAGCTTGTCTTGCATCGCTGATCACAGTGTAATCAAATctaaaagcactgaataaaacaggaaTTGATTGCAAAATGGACACCTCATTCTCTTGTTCTTTTAGCCATGGAATGATTTCATGAATTGCTCCGGTGAGGAGCAGGAGAGGCTGCTGTCTCTgctggagcaggaggaggcCAAGAAGAAAAACACCAATCGGCCCCTCAAAGACGAGAGGAATGGTGGGCGTCTTAGTGTCTGCTTGTTTGTCGGCTGGTTGTTGAAACGTGGCTGTTTGGCTGACCATTGCTCATCTCTTTGCAGTAAACCCTGCCTTCACTCCTCAGGACTGCTTCCAGAGAATCGATCGCAGGCTTCGAGCGACTCTCAAACGGAAACAAATCCCCATGGTGAGTGTCATCTCTTCTACGTACATGGAAGGAGTCCATATATGCACAGTAGCTACGAGCTTAAAGTCAAAGTTTCATCATGAAGCCTCAGCTTCTCATCATTTCTCTGTCATCATCATGATCCGATAATTGGTGGAAGACATGTTAACCTCAGTGGATTTTGCCACTTGGACTTGTCTTTTCCTGCATGTCTGCTATGCAGCAAACTCTGAGGCTTCACCAGCTTGTTGTGTCGTAGTCATTGACGCAAAAGTCAGTTTATCCCTCTCCTTTACGTCATTAGTTATTTTTGGCTGCTTACAAGACAATGACATGCCATTCCAGATGTTTGCAAATGACAAACAGGTTTGACCAAACCATGACTCAGCGGGGAATCCCACATAAGTTCAGCATTTGACTCAAGCACAAATCATGCTTCAGGACACATGATTGTTGTGGGGATCAAACCTTGTGGCTGCCGCCCACaattttttcttctcctcacaGGGAACTCTGGAAGTACTTGAGGAAAACCTTCTGAGCTTCTTCATGGCTCAACCTCGCTCAGTTTACACAACCAACCTCGCCAGCAGGTAGACACCATTTTTGTATATTCAGTGTGCCTACAGGATTTAGTCATTAAAAGCTCTGAACTCAATTTGCTTAAAGAAGAGACctcagaaaatgtttttaaattcataaGCAGAAGTCTTGAATAGTTTCTCTCTTCTGCAATAGGCTGTAATGTTAGTTATAAAAAGTTTTCCAATTTGATCGCAGGCTGTTGGGAGACGTTAAACACCTATAAATCTAAAGTGGGAGTGTCACTCAGCACCATCAGACGTGCTGCAAACACTCACTACAGTTATGGGAAATGGGGAAAAGGGATAGTGTCAATTTTAGCCAAAgctttgaatgaatgaatcattttTCACTAGTTAATCCATCTATCAAGTTTATGCAGCCTATCTGGGTCCAGATTACATTAATATaattaattatatatatttatagatCAGCACTGTGCTGTGTTTGACATCTGATAAGCCCTTATAGATGTGTTACTCAAACTGAGCTTCCTGGTTTATATTTCCTGTCTCACTGGTGCCTGAAACAAGACAACCACACCAACGTGGCCCCTTTGCCTTGTTTTAAAGCACGTCTTCATCCTTAACCACCTCGCTAACATATAGGTTGAAAGCTCTGCCTAATGGATCCTGATCATGTTCCCCCACCTGGAAAACCAGTTTATATTAGTTTACTTGAAACCTCTGTGATCCAAACAAAGAAGTGGAGTCGGTGCAGTAGCAGGAAATACAAAGCAACGAACAGGATGTGAAAGCATGAAACCCACAGAGTAACTTTATTGATCCATGCTGAGAAACTGGTTGATTGTTTCTGTAAGTGGTCTACAGGAGAATACTGAGGAGTGGAAAGtaattctgttttgtttgtgtttgtgactcAGCTTTGAGAGGCTGCTGCTTCATGCCGTCTGCCAGTATATGGACCTCGTCTCTGCAAGTGAGTGGAAACACATATTAGACATACTGGACATCAGAGCTGTCAGCGCTTTTCCACATTAAATATGATGGagagtgttttttgaacattgaTCTGCTATTTGTTAAAGTATGTTTTTTCCATCTGTGTGCAGCCTGCATCTGTGCTCTTGTTCAGTGACATATCCGGTGAATTAATTCTTGTTTTTAAGGCTGTAATGTTAACCTACTATTAAATATCTGTGGTGGGTTATTCTGAACTGTTTTCACCACACTAATGATTACTAAAGACTGAGAAAAACAATCAACACATACATCTTGGCATATAAAGAGATTCAGCAGTCACACAGGAGtcatgttacaaaccaatcacagccgacagatatctttcccttcttctgtaaatattcagttactgcagggctacccagagctttacatctgtcccacaaaTGATAGgtctacacacttacaaaaagcacctggaagaagatcagctctgcactcaggattttaggaaaataggctatatgatgcttgttaaggttgcttagcaacctcagacgctaGCTGCCGCCGCACTGTTGAAAGCAGGTGcgaaaaaggcacaagagtatcGCCCAGCACCTGACCTTgcattttccaggcagttaaagacacggcatgtgtatggcccctaatTTACAGGGTGGGTACCTGCGGTTATAGCACAGGTTAGTTAATAACAGGTCAGGTTATTTTGAgcaggtgaaggacgaacccaaggtgatatttaaactctgcaggcaaacatttgCCTATTATTCATCAAGTACAAACATGAcccatcatctgaaacatgtcagtagctacgtgcccattagccacttagcgcaatcattactgctttgccgacagcgtcattaacaggcggctcgctcagtgtgtgatgtgcacttgtagataaaatataggcctatattaatgaaggttcattagtacggttttgtatttctctgtaatgtagcacagtgttaacagtgttactgatactattcttttgcagaccttcaactcaaaccattgtgtttccccgcccaaaatataaacTTTAATAATGAAATTTTGAATTCAAGTTGAGTAAtcaatattcaaatattcaaatgataattttgtgggtgaagttttcctttaagttGTATGGACAATTTTAAAAGGTTATAGCAAAGACTGTGGCACATAAATTGTTGTATTGAAGATTTTGAGCAAGACGTTTTTGTAGAAATtacagctttttttctgtttacataATGCTATTTACACAGCCTGGTAGGTCACACAGAGCCAGCCTAATGTTCTCCAGTCACATGAGAGTGATcaaagtctgtttgtttgttcgaCTTTCAGGCACCGACTACAACGGGTCGCGTCAGACTGAAGTGGTGAATAAACAAGAGGAGTTTCTGCCTCCTATACTTCTGCTGTCTGCCCACTTGGAGCAGATGAGCTGAGATCAGGACCACGCCATGTTTCCTTGTTTCCTCCGCACTGCTCTGCTGCAGGCAGGAGCTCTGGGATATGTAGATAAGGTGCGCCGTCTGTATGTGATGTCTGTGTAATGTCGGCAAAGCtcagaaaactttttttgtcttcttggtCTCTGGTTTCTTTGGGGAATTTTCCATTAATATAGCCATAAACATGTCAGAGTTCATTAGTATGTAAACAGGGGCGTACATGCTAAATGTTACATGGTAAACATTAGAATTTAGGCATGTTAGTACGCTGCGGTTAGcctttagctcaaagcacagctAAACCCGAGTTAATGAGgttgacacacacagctgaggtTGAGTAGTACAACTGCCTTCACTGTGCAGAGAACAACCCTTCTGATTTAGGTAGCATGACCTTTCTTGCACCATCCTCAGGCCaaattttacatattttgccCGGCTAGTAAAGATCTAACAGTTTGGTTTCCTGGTGTATAATAATAAGTACAGCATCATGAAGCTGTGTGGGCTGAATTTACTGCTGTTTCCATACTGCATTGGGGGTGATATGAATTCCCTTCCCCAACTTTTAAGTGTACTCATTCATATCTAATATAATGGGGATTACTGATTCTTAACTTTGGGAGTATCAAGTTATCTTATGACCTAATTTGTAATGTGGAATTCATTATGATGAATTCACGATGCAAGCAAGTTACATTTcatactgtaaaatgaaaagataTGGCAACCATTGTCATCAGCATTGTGACAGCGTTATGGCACAATTAATTTATGAGCTGTAATCCATGATTCTTGCTGTCTCTTTCGTGGTGCAAATCATAGAATCGAACAAATTTATGAAGTTACGACAGTCATTTCAATGTAAAAAGGTGTTACTCACTTATTATGAGTTGTTATGTCCTGATGAATTCTTCTATTCCTAAATGCATCATGTCATATCTCACAGTATAGCCAGCTCCTGAACATTGCTCCACCATGATCTGATTCACAACAACACATGAATTTGGACGTTGGAGTGTTTCCATGGTAGCGGCAACATTCCCACCCCCAACTGATTGTTGAAAACTAGACTAAAATTCTTATTTATTCCAATATAGCACAAATTCATAAGCAAAGGATAATGTACAGCGAGCAAGTAATTGATTGACTCTGGGGTCCTGCATCACCTCGTCAGGGTTTATTTCGCAATAATGACCCACTCGCTATACATTATCCTTCTTGTTACAGGGCTGCTtactgaaaaaattaaaaatatagaaCGTTGTGACTGACCAATGAGAAGGGAGAATTCAACAAAGCTGAATAAAGAAATGATATCAAcctaaaaaataatggaaaatgtACTTGAATCACATTCAGTCTCTGTTCAGGCTGCGAGGACTCTTGTGTCGCTCATGATGAATGACATGTTGCAAAGGTGCTAAGACTATGGAGGCATGCATTAGGAAACACATCACTGCCTGAAAGATTAGCCTGTAGAATCTGCGTAAGCGTCGAGGTGTGAAGCATAAATATTAATAGTCTCTCTGAATGATATGCACAGACACATCACTCATCACTGTaggtaaagaaacacaaaggtgTGAACAAACAGCTTCTGTTATGCTCGGGGAGTCTTTGATCACATTCTCTGTATCGTATGTGA
This sequence is a window from Epinephelus lanceolatus isolate andai-2023 chromosome 6, ASM4190304v1, whole genome shotgun sequence. Protein-coding genes within it:
- the r3hdm4 gene encoding R3H domain-containing protein 4; amino-acid sequence: MVVLTNNNEEQDYILIEERKCTSLPNSPAKRVSPTKKKQFFINQAIRNSDLTPRAKGKKSLRRQENSRFLANLLERDECSKDDLEVCSNPAIPSIFTEACTNGNYVEPWNDFMNCSGEEQERLLSLLEQEEAKKKNTNRPLKDERNVNPAFTPQDCFQRIDRRLRATLKRKQIPMGTLEVLEENLLSFFMAQPRSVYTTNLASSFERLLLHAVCQYMDLVSASTDYNGSRQTEVVNKQEEFLPPILLLSAHLEQMS